In a single window of the Tellurirhabdus bombi genome:
- a CDS encoding (2Fe-2S)-binding protein produces MNYIPETETVEKAAMPLPETREVTLKINGTERQLTIAPWTTLLDALREYLDLTGTKKGCDHGQCGACTVLVDGKRINSCLTLAVMKEGAEITTIEGLAQGKAESPAASSLDHLHPLQKAFIEHDAFQCGYCTPGQICSGVGLMNEGKAKTTDDIRELMSGNICRCGAYPNIVSAIEEVMRTNENNQQG; encoded by the coding sequence ATGAATTACATCCCAGAAACCGAAACCGTTGAAAAAGCGGCTATGCCTTTGCCTGAAACCAGGGAAGTCACGCTGAAAATCAATGGTACCGAACGACAATTGACAATTGCTCCCTGGACGACTTTACTCGATGCCTTGCGGGAGTACCTTGATCTGACTGGCACGAAAAAAGGCTGCGACCACGGACAATGCGGTGCTTGCACGGTATTGGTAGACGGGAAACGCATTAATTCGTGCCTGACCCTGGCCGTCATGAAAGAAGGGGCCGAAATCACCACCATTGAAGGGCTAGCGCAAGGCAAGGCAGAATCACCGGCGGCGAGCTCGCTCGACCACCTACACCCGCTGCAAAAAGCATTTATTGAGCATGATGCATTTCAGTGCGGTTACTGTACGCCCGGCCAGATTTGTTCGGGTGTTGGCCTGATGAACGAAGGAAAAGCCAAAACGACCGATGACATCCGTGAATTGATGAGTGGGAACATTTGCCGTTGCGGAGCCTATCCCAACATTGTGTCTGCGATTGAGGAAGTGATGCGAACCAACGAAAACAACCAGCAAGGATGA
- a CDS encoding FAD binding domain-containing protein, producing the protein MNPFSYTRAEAVDTAVSEIKTGEAAKFIAGGTNLLDLMKENVMRPQHLVDITHLPLTTIEETESGGLMLGALVTNADTAYNELIDKRYPLLAKAILAGASPQLRNMATDGGNLMQRTRCYYFYDTATPCNKREPGSGCSAINGFNRIHAILGTSEHCIATHPSDMCVALAALEAIVHVTSERGSRTIPFADFHRLPGDTPHLDNTLEPDELITAIELPAKGFTEHNNYLKIRDRTSYAFALVSVAAAFDLEEGVIQNARLALGGVAHKPWRSSEAEALLNGNSPTEETFRKAAEAVVRDAKGFGSNTFKIEMAKRAIVRALTQATESGQK; encoded by the coding sequence ATGAATCCATTCTCATACACCCGGGCCGAAGCAGTCGATACGGCTGTGAGCGAAATTAAAACTGGCGAGGCTGCTAAATTCATTGCTGGTGGCACCAATCTTCTCGACTTGATGAAGGAGAACGTCATGCGTCCGCAGCATTTGGTCGATATTACGCATTTGCCGCTAACCACCATTGAAGAAACGGAATCGGGCGGTTTAATGCTCGGAGCGCTGGTCACCAATGCCGATACAGCTTATAATGAGCTAATTGATAAACGATACCCTTTGCTGGCCAAAGCCATTCTGGCCGGAGCATCACCGCAGCTGCGGAACATGGCTACTGACGGCGGCAACCTGATGCAGCGCACGCGCTGTTATTATTTTTACGATACGGCAACGCCCTGCAACAAACGTGAACCGGGTTCTGGTTGCTCGGCCATCAACGGCTTCAACCGCATCCACGCGATTCTCGGAACAAGTGAACATTGCATCGCTACACATCCCTCCGATATGTGCGTGGCCCTGGCGGCACTGGAAGCCATTGTGCACGTCACGAGCGAACGTGGTTCGCGCACGATTCCGTTTGCTGATTTTCACCGACTACCCGGCGATACACCGCACTTGGATAATACCCTGGAACCCGACGAATTAATTACGGCCATCGAACTGCCTGCCAAAGGGTTTACTGAACACAACAATTACCTGAAAATCCGTGACCGGACGTCGTATGCCTTTGCGCTAGTATCCGTTGCGGCCGCTTTTGACCTGGAAGAAGGCGTTATTCAGAACGCACGGCTGGCTCTGGGCGGCGTAGCACACAAACCCTGGCGCAGCAGCGAGGCCGAAGCATTGCTTAACGGCAATAGCCCCACCGAAGAGACTTTCCGCAAGGCTGCCGAAGCGGTCGTGCGCGATGCGAAAGGGTTCGGTTCTAACACATTCAAAATTGAGATGGCCAAACGTGCCATTGTTCGGGCACTCACACAAGCCACAGAATCTGGACAGAAATGA
- a CDS encoding xanthine dehydrogenase family protein molybdopterin-binding subunit: MTATNHIGKPTNRVDGRAKVTGEAKYAAEYNRSNLTYGVVISSPIAKGKITKVDPSQALSVPGVLKVFTHEDRPSPAWFDLKYFDEDAPPGSPFRPLYDNKIKYSGQPIGLVVAETFEVARYASTLVKYEFEEEAHVTNLEEHQEKARKPKTGLASLLKPPPPKPRGDAEKAFAASPFQIEAEYVHHAEHHNPMEMFASTVIWQGDGKLMVYDKTQGAPNSQRYIKNVFSLSDEDVRVLTPYMGGGFGSGLRPQYQLFLAVMASIGLKRSVRVSLTRQQMFTFGHRPATIQRLKLGASADGKLQAVMHEAVAETSQFEDYTEVVVNWSGLLYQCENVKLDYKLVPLDVYTPLDMRAPGAVTGIPVFECAIDDLAYKAGIDPLEFRLINYAEEDQNEKRPFSSKELRECYRQGAEKFGWSKRNPEPRSTREGNYLVGWGVATGTWDANQMFAQASAVLSTEGKLIVNSATVDIGTGTYTIMTQIAAETLGLALEDVTFKLGDTDLPTAPISGGSWTAASVGSAVQEVCNIIGEKLFKLAQKLPGSPFAKAKAADVAFADGKMYLKSNPTVSASIIDVMRNGHVVNVNAKTTALPDVLKQRKYTRATHSAVFVEVKVDADLGTVYVTRVVNAIAGGRILNAKTARSQIVGATVWGISKALEEESIMDHRLGRFMNHNLSEYHVAVNNDIRDIDVIFVEEHDMIVNPLGAKGLGEIGIVAVPAAISNAVFHATGKRINDTPITPDKLL; the protein is encoded by the coding sequence ATGACAGCAACGAACCATATTGGAAAACCGACCAACCGCGTTGACGGACGCGCGAAAGTCACCGGCGAAGCAAAATATGCCGCCGAATACAACCGATCTAACCTCACCTATGGCGTCGTCATTTCCAGTCCGATTGCCAAGGGAAAAATCACGAAAGTTGACCCGAGCCAGGCCCTGAGCGTACCGGGCGTTTTGAAAGTATTCACGCACGAAGACCGTCCTAGTCCGGCTTGGTTTGACCTTAAATACTTTGACGAAGACGCGCCGCCGGGTTCTCCATTCCGTCCGCTTTACGACAACAAAATAAAGTACAGTGGTCAGCCCATTGGTTTGGTTGTGGCCGAAACCTTTGAAGTAGCTCGCTATGCCTCTACGTTGGTTAAATACGAGTTTGAAGAAGAAGCGCACGTTACCAATCTGGAGGAGCATCAGGAAAAGGCCCGCAAACCAAAAACAGGTCTTGCCAGCCTTCTGAAACCACCACCGCCGAAACCGCGCGGTGATGCCGAAAAGGCATTCGCGGCCTCACCTTTTCAGATAGAAGCGGAGTATGTTCACCACGCGGAACACCACAATCCGATGGAGATGTTTGCTTCGACGGTGATCTGGCAGGGCGACGGGAAGCTGATGGTTTATGACAAAACCCAGGGAGCGCCTAACAGCCAACGGTACATTAAAAACGTTTTTAGCTTATCAGACGAGGATGTGCGCGTGCTGACACCCTACATGGGCGGCGGCTTCGGCTCCGGGCTTCGACCTCAGTACCAGCTCTTTCTGGCCGTCATGGCGTCCATTGGCCTCAAACGCTCCGTTCGGGTTTCGCTGACACGCCAGCAGATGTTTACCTTTGGCCACCGGCCCGCTACGATTCAAAGACTGAAGCTAGGCGCCTCGGCCGATGGAAAGCTCCAGGCAGTCATGCACGAAGCGGTTGCCGAAACGTCGCAGTTCGAAGATTATACTGAAGTGGTGGTCAATTGGTCGGGCTTGCTTTATCAGTGCGAAAATGTCAAACTTGATTATAAGCTGGTTCCGCTGGATGTTTACACGCCCCTCGACATGCGGGCACCGGGCGCCGTGACGGGTATTCCTGTTTTTGAGTGTGCCATTGATGATTTAGCTTACAAAGCCGGAATCGATCCGCTCGAATTTCGCCTGATCAACTACGCCGAAGAGGACCAGAACGAGAAACGGCCTTTTTCCAGCAAAGAACTCCGCGAATGCTACCGGCAGGGCGCTGAGAAATTTGGCTGGAGCAAGCGCAACCCCGAACCGCGTTCCACCCGGGAGGGCAACTACCTGGTTGGTTGGGGCGTTGCTACCGGCACCTGGGATGCAAACCAGATGTTCGCCCAGGCGAGTGCCGTTTTGTCCACAGAAGGCAAGCTCATTGTTAACAGCGCCACGGTTGATATTGGAACGGGAACTTACACCATCATGACCCAGATTGCCGCCGAAACCCTCGGACTGGCCCTGGAAGATGTGACCTTCAAGCTAGGAGATACGGACCTGCCAACGGCACCAATTTCGGGTGGTTCCTGGACGGCAGCTTCGGTAGGCTCGGCAGTACAGGAAGTTTGCAATATCATTGGTGAAAAGCTTTTCAAGCTGGCTCAAAAATTACCGGGCTCACCATTTGCAAAAGCTAAAGCAGCCGATGTTGCCTTTGCCGATGGAAAAATGTACCTGAAAAGTAATCCCACGGTGTCTGCTTCCATCATAGACGTCATGCGTAATGGACACGTTGTAAACGTCAATGCCAAAACAACGGCTTTACCCGATGTACTTAAGCAGCGAAAATACACCCGGGCAACGCATTCGGCGGTTTTTGTGGAGGTTAAGGTCGATGCCGATTTAGGTACGGTCTACGTAACACGTGTTGTTAACGCCATTGCCGGTGGGCGCATCCTGAATGCAAAAACCGCCCGAAGTCAGATTGTTGGCGCAACGGTCTGGGGCATTAGCAAAGCGCTGGAAGAAGAATCCATTATGGATCACCGCCTCGGACGCTTTATGAACCACAACCTGTCTGAGTATCATGTTGCAGTCAATAATGACATTCGGGACATCGATGTTATTTTTGTGGAAGAACACGATATGATTGTGAATCCGCTGGGCGCGAAAGGACTGGGCGAAATCGGAATTGTGGCCGTACCCGCTGCCATATCGAACGCCGTTTTCCACGCAACGGGTAAGCGAATCAACGACACACCGATTACACCGGATAAGTTGCTGTAA
- a CDS encoding C40 family peptidase, giving the protein MKKACVLGFMAVWLPALVFAQTDSQLTAKQDIISQVRQQAAPDKRVAIFQVEADSTGRLTGKTNLPDAKQTLLNQLTQKGLSFRDEIQVLPASVLGEESYAIVNISVANLRSNPREAAELATQALLGMPLRVWDKDRGWYLVQTPDQYIAWVDFGGLQRMKKADFDRWESAEKIIYTHPFGFCYSEPNTKSQTVSDLVAGDRLILEKEEKKYFRARFPDGRIAYVSKTEAQRYADWAKTAKPTEESLVNTAKHMMGIPYLWGGTSYKGMDCSGFTKTVYFLNGQTLPRDASQQVHVGELIATPDKNFANLKPGDLLFFGEPATADKGERVVHVGMWIGNNEFIHASGKIRISSMNPTAPNFDEHELKRFLRAKRMIKDNELGLR; this is encoded by the coding sequence ATGAAAAAAGCTTGTGTTTTAGGGTTTATGGCGGTCTGGCTACCCGCCCTGGTATTTGCTCAGACTGATAGCCAACTGACTGCCAAACAGGACATTATTTCGCAGGTTCGGCAACAGGCCGCTCCGGATAAACGGGTGGCTATTTTTCAGGTCGAAGCTGATTCGACGGGGCGTTTAACGGGAAAAACAAACCTACCCGATGCCAAGCAAACGCTGTTAAATCAGTTAACCCAGAAAGGGCTTTCCTTCCGCGACGAAATTCAGGTGCTGCCCGCGTCGGTGCTGGGAGAGGAGTCGTATGCCATTGTCAATATTTCGGTGGCTAACCTGCGTTCCAATCCACGGGAAGCGGCCGAGCTGGCCACCCAGGCGCTGCTGGGAATGCCATTGCGGGTTTGGGACAAAGACCGGGGCTGGTACCTCGTGCAAACGCCCGATCAGTACATTGCCTGGGTCGATTTTGGGGGTTTACAGCGCATGAAAAAAGCGGATTTCGACCGCTGGGAAAGTGCCGAGAAAATCATTTATACGCATCCATTTGGCTTTTGCTATAGCGAACCAAACACAAAATCGCAGACCGTTTCAGATCTGGTGGCTGGAGATAGGTTGATTCTGGAAAAAGAAGAGAAGAAATACTTTCGCGCCCGCTTTCCCGACGGACGCATTGCCTACGTTTCTAAAACCGAGGCGCAACGCTACGCCGACTGGGCAAAAACAGCCAAACCAACCGAAGAGTCCCTGGTGAACACGGCTAAACACATGATGGGTATTCCGTATTTGTGGGGCGGAACTTCGTACAAAGGGATGGATTGCAGCGGTTTTACCAAAACGGTTTATTTCCTGAATGGACAGACGCTGCCGCGTGACGCCTCGCAGCAGGTACACGTAGGCGAATTGATTGCTACACCCGACAAAAATTTTGCGAACTTAAAACCGGGCGATCTGCTGTTTTTTGGGGAGCCCGCAACGGCTGATAAAGGCGAACGGGTTGTGCACGTAGGGATGTGGATCGGAAACAACGAGTTTATTCACGCTTCGGGAAAAATTCGCATTAGTAGCATGAACCCAACCGCGCCGAATTTCGACGAACACGAACTGAAGCGGTTTCTGCGCGCCAAACGCATGATAAAGGACAATGAACTAGGACTACGCTAA
- a CDS encoding aminotransferase class I/II-fold pyridoxal phosphate-dependent enzyme: MNDFYTIDHLPGRTIRLDGEEYLFFSGTSYLGLAQNKDFQQLLAEGLGRYGTVFGSSRNGNLRLGIYEEAEAKLAAFAGAEAALTLSSGMMAGQMVMAWLKSEGYHFVYGPSAHPAIWHEPSVALPSLPFETWAAQLPDRLRTVTSNRIAIVVNSLDAVQSVRYSFDWVADLPGDLPITLLIDDSHGLGVIGEGGRGILGQVPRRPNIRTIVTASLAKAMGLPGGVLFAESTILSAIRRMAFFGACSPTPPAYLYAYSRAEAIYQTSFQQLQQNISHIEELLTGSPLFQHSKGYPVFYTPYDGIYAQLVQNKVLIYSFAYPSPTDKPNTRIVINALHTADDLERLATLLVSGKK; the protein is encoded by the coding sequence ATGAATGATTTTTACACCATTGATCACCTGCCCGGCCGAACGATACGACTGGATGGCGAAGAATACCTTTTTTTCAGCGGAACGTCTTACTTGGGTCTTGCGCAAAACAAAGATTTTCAGCAGTTATTGGCGGAAGGCTTGGGGCGTTATGGCACCGTTTTTGGCTCATCGCGAAACGGGAATCTGCGGCTAGGCATCTACGAGGAAGCCGAAGCAAAACTGGCGGCTTTCGCTGGGGCCGAGGCGGCGTTAACGCTTTCGTCGGGCATGATGGCGGGGCAAATGGTCATGGCCTGGCTAAAAAGCGAGGGCTACCATTTTGTTTATGGGCCGTCGGCTCACCCGGCCATTTGGCATGAGCCGTCGGTTGCGCTGCCGTCGCTGCCGTTTGAAACTTGGGCGGCACAACTCCCCGACCGGCTGCGGACCGTGACAAGTAACCGAATTGCCATTGTTGTTAATTCATTGGACGCTGTTCAGTCGGTTAGGTATTCGTTTGATTGGGTAGCTGACTTGCCTGGCGACCTACCCATTACGCTCTTGATCGATGATTCGCACGGACTGGGTGTTATCGGGGAGGGGGGACGCGGTATTTTAGGGCAGGTTCCGCGTCGGCCAAACATACGAACCATCGTGACGGCATCTCTGGCGAAGGCGATGGGATTGCCCGGGGGCGTTCTTTTCGCGGAGTCAACGATTCTGAGTGCCATCCGGCGAATGGCTTTTTTCGGCGCCTGCTCTCCGACGCCACCCGCTTATCTGTATGCCTATAGCCGGGCGGAAGCTATTTACCAGACATCTTTTCAGCAACTACAACAAAATATCAGCCATATTGAAGAGCTATTAACGGGCTCTCCTCTGTTTCAGCATAGCAAGGGTTATCCGGTTTTTTATACGCCCTACGACGGCATCTACGCGCAATTAGTCCAGAATAAGGTGTTGATTTATAGCTTTGCCTATCCTTCACCAACGGACAAGCCCAATACGCGAATTGTGATCAACGCGCTGCACACAGCTGACGATTTAGAACGGTTAGCTACGTTGCTTGTAAGCGGGAAAAAGTAA
- a CDS encoding dipeptide epimerase produces MSLHFHRFDLRLKHTFTIAHDSRDVQPTLIVELRDGEVRGYGEATSNKYYGITIDRMIEDLESLRSLVELNEWQSAEELWALVNPHLRQNPFAQCALDEAAHDLVAKRARKPLYQFWNLDPTHIPLTNYTIGIDSVEKMVEKMQELPWPLYKIKLGTDDDLAIIRALRKHTDATFRVDANCAWTADQTIAYAPELKALGVEFIEQPLKAADWEGMKRVYAESVLPIIADESCIVESDVDTCAGYFHGINIKLTKCGGLTPARRMIDAARRHQMKVMVGCMNETSVGISAIAQLLPLLDYVDMDGTLLIANDPATGVTFDYGRVLYATENGTGARL; encoded by the coding sequence ATTTCTTTGCATTTCCACCGTTTCGATCTCCGTCTGAAACATACGTTTACCATTGCCCACGACTCCCGCGATGTCCAGCCAACGCTCATTGTTGAGTTGCGCGATGGCGAAGTTCGGGGCTACGGTGAAGCGACTTCCAATAAGTATTACGGCATCACAATTGACCGGATGATTGAGGATTTAGAGAGCCTTCGGTCGCTAGTTGAGTTAAATGAATGGCAATCGGCGGAAGAACTCTGGGCCTTGGTGAATCCGCACCTGCGTCAAAACCCGTTTGCGCAGTGTGCCCTGGATGAAGCAGCGCATGACCTGGTTGCCAAACGGGCCAGAAAGCCCTTGTATCAATTCTGGAATCTCGATCCAACGCATATTCCCCTGACAAACTACACCATTGGCATCGATTCGGTGGAGAAAATGGTGGAAAAAATGCAGGAATTGCCCTGGCCGCTTTATAAAATCAAACTCGGGACAGACGATGATCTGGCCATTATCCGCGCGTTAAGAAAACATACCGACGCCACGTTTCGCGTGGATGCCAACTGTGCCTGGACCGCCGACCAGACGATTGCCTACGCGCCAGAGCTAAAAGCCTTGGGCGTTGAATTTATCGAACAGCCGCTCAAAGCTGCCGATTGGGAAGGCATGAAGCGCGTTTATGCCGAAAGTGTATTGCCCATTATTGCCGACGAAAGCTGCATTGTGGAAAGCGATGTGGATACGTGCGCGGGCTATTTCCACGGCATCAACATCAAGCTGACCAAATGCGGTGGTCTGACCCCCGCCCGACGCATGATCGATGCCGCCCGCCGGCACCAGATGAAGGTAATGGTCGGTTGCATGAACGAAACCAGCGTTGGTATTTCGGCCATTGCTCAATTGCTGCCTTTGCTTGATTACGTGGATATGGACGGCACGCTGCTCATCGCCAACGACCCGGCCACCGGCGTGACATTCGATTATGGGCGAGTACTTTACGCTACCGAAAATGGGACCGGGGCACGCTTATGA
- the trxA gene encoding thioredoxin, which yields MASFLELIKGDQPVLVDFYATWCGPCKAMAPILQEFARRNEGKVKVLKVDIDKSRKAAMQYRIQGVPTLILFDKGQIKWRQSGTLPLVQLEKAVQKILG from the coding sequence ATGGCTTCTTTTCTTGAATTAATAAAAGGCGATCAGCCCGTTCTGGTTGATTTCTACGCCACCTGGTGCGGCCCCTGTAAAGCAATGGCACCGATCCTTCAGGAGTTTGCCCGCCGCAACGAAGGCAAGGTAAAAGTCCTGAAAGTTGATATTGATAAAAGCCGGAAGGCAGCGATGCAATACCGGATTCAAGGCGTTCCAACCCTGATTCTTTTTGATAAAGGACAGATCAAATGGCGGCAATCGGGCACACTGCCGCTGGTTCAGTTGGAAAAAGCGGTGCAGAAGATATTGGGTTAA
- a CDS encoding DUF922 domain-containing protein has protein sequence MNLLLIMHLLIAFLIPGRTQESITISFPAEPVRIVKPSFSVMRVEDVRSDKSTLGNLWADAGQTKPARFASSLERTLMDVLRPNFQADTARLPVVVQVKAFRFTETMRADGKIEGSFKISMTFKTPRDQQLGQLTGYTTETRYVRSLNQTAPLGGVARRAVENAMIYLSDWVPANRQTSLSMLKGIRFFFKDYTTQDTKSDTVFYSSKHPLSWSDFQATPRTGRLGAAVFSSFSYEGKPRWVNGFLHVELTFKTYMQKSMSWVSPSVAAADKGYSLLHEQRHFDIVKLVVERFKQRILVDDEMDVEDYNSRIQYLYLEAYRDMNRRQTQYDDETQHGLNTMAQESWNRRIIDELRRAEEQTEGLLTKK, from the coding sequence GTGAACTTACTCCTGATCATGCACTTACTGATTGCGTTTCTGATTCCTGGCCGGACTCAGGAATCGATCACTATTTCTTTTCCGGCGGAGCCCGTTCGGATCGTAAAACCTTCCTTCTCCGTCATGCGGGTTGAAGATGTGCGCTCCGACAAAAGTACGTTGGGGAATTTGTGGGCCGATGCCGGGCAAACGAAGCCAGCCCGCTTTGCCAGCAGCCTTGAGCGTACGCTAATGGATGTATTAAGGCCTAATTTCCAGGCTGATACGGCGCGTTTGCCCGTTGTTGTTCAGGTGAAGGCTTTTCGATTTACGGAAACGATGCGGGCGGACGGAAAAATTGAAGGTTCCTTCAAAATTTCCATGACGTTTAAAACCCCGCGTGATCAGCAACTGGGGCAGCTAACGGGCTATACCACCGAAACGCGTTACGTTCGTTCGCTGAACCAAACGGCTCCTCTGGGCGGTGTGGCCCGGCGAGCGGTTGAAAATGCCATGATCTACCTGTCCGACTGGGTGCCCGCCAACCGCCAAACCAGTCTGTCGATGCTGAAAGGAATCCGGTTTTTTTTCAAGGATTACACGACGCAGGATACCAAAAGCGATACCGTTTTTTATAGCTCAAAACATCCGTTAAGCTGGTCTGATTTTCAGGCAACACCGCGCACGGGTCGTCTGGGAGCTGCCGTTTTTTCCTCGTTTTCCTACGAAGGTAAACCGCGCTGGGTGAATGGCTTTTTACACGTTGAGCTGACCTTTAAAACATACATGCAGAAGAGCATGTCGTGGGTTTCGCCGAGTGTGGCCGCCGCCGATAAAGGCTATAGTCTGTTGCACGAACAACGTCATTTTGATATTGTTAAGCTGGTGGTGGAACGCTTCAAGCAGCGAATTCTGGTAGACGACGAGATGGACGTGGAGGATTACAACAGTCGGATTCAGTATTTGTACCTGGAAGCTTACCGCGACATGAACCGACGGCAGACGCAATACGACGATGAAACACAGCACGGACTCAATACAATGGCACAGGAGTCTTGGAATCGGCGAATTATAGACGAACTTCGCCGGGCCGAAGAACAGACAGAAGGCTTGCTGACCAAAAAGTGA
- a CDS encoding molybdopterin molybdotransferase MoeA codes for MQTVDSASSTIQKYLLTLSAEEVPLEQAAGRMLREPLSADRDMPPFDRVTMDGIAIQYAHYAAGNRTFRIAGIQYAGQPRQQLTDPTACLEVMTGAVLPEGTDTVIRYEDLRIADELAEIRTEAVLEGQSVHRQGSDRLAGTLLVKSGTRLSSAEIAVAASVGKSKLLVTRPPQVIVVSTGDELVDVQETPLPHQIRLSNAYMLKAALEAAGASVTLAHVQDDASRMEQTLRELLAAGDALVLSGGVSAGKADFVPDVLKKIGVQEMFHQIAQRPGKPLWFGVATEAEAIKPVFGLPGNPVSTFLCTYRYLLPWLKASLGLPMAQQPLARLSQPVVFKPTLTYFLPVRLVQAADGTREATPFPGGGSGDYANLLDCDGFMELPADQTHFEVGDAFPIWPFRA; via the coding sequence ATGCAAACAGTTGATTCTGCTTCTTCCACCATTCAAAAGTATCTGCTAACGCTTTCGGCGGAGGAAGTTCCACTGGAACAGGCCGCCGGGCGTATGCTGCGTGAGCCGCTTTCTGCCGACCGCGACATGCCCCCCTTTGACCGCGTAACGATGGACGGAATTGCCATCCAATATGCACACTACGCCGCCGGAAACCGGACGTTTCGAATAGCGGGAATTCAGTACGCAGGCCAGCCACGGCAGCAACTGACGGACCCCACCGCCTGCCTGGAAGTGATGACTGGTGCGGTCCTTCCCGAAGGAACTGACACCGTCATTCGCTACGAGGATTTGCGAATTGCCGACGAACTGGCGGAAATCCGTACGGAGGCCGTCTTGGAAGGCCAGAGCGTCCACCGGCAGGGTTCCGACCGACTCGCGGGCACTTTATTGGTGAAAAGCGGAACACGCCTAAGTTCGGCTGAAATCGCGGTGGCCGCGTCGGTGGGTAAAAGCAAGCTGCTGGTAACCCGACCTCCGCAGGTTATTGTCGTTTCGACTGGGGATGAGTTGGTCGATGTGCAGGAAACCCCTTTACCACACCAGATCCGATTGTCAAACGCCTACATGCTGAAAGCGGCGCTGGAAGCAGCGGGTGCTTCGGTCACGCTGGCTCACGTGCAGGACGATGCATCCCGCATGGAGCAAACGTTACGTGAGTTGCTTGCGGCGGGGGATGCCCTGGTTTTGAGCGGCGGCGTATCGGCAGGGAAAGCGGATTTTGTGCCGGACGTATTGAAAAAAATAGGCGTGCAAGAGATGTTTCACCAGATTGCCCAGCGACCGGGAAAGCCGTTGTGGTTTGGCGTGGCGACCGAAGCAGAAGCGATAAAACCGGTGTTTGGCCTGCCTGGAAACCCCGTGTCAACCTTTCTTTGTACCTATCGTTACCTGCTTCCGTGGCTAAAAGCGTCCCTGGGTTTGCCAATGGCCCAACAACCTCTGGCCCGACTCAGCCAGCCCGTTGTGTTTAAACCGACGCTGACCTATTTCTTGCCCGTTCGCCTGGTGCAGGCCGCCGACGGCACCCGGGAGGCAACCCCGTTTCCGGGCGGTGGCTCCGGCGATTATGCCAATTTGCTCGATTGTGATGGTTTTATGGAACTGCCCGCCGACCAGACTCATTTTGAGGTAGGCGACGCTTTTCCGATATGGCCTTTTCGCGCATAA